One genomic segment of Huiozyma naganishii CBS 8797 chromosome 8, complete genome includes these proteins:
- the HEK2 gene encoding Hek2p (similar to Saccharomyces cerevisiae HEK2 (YBL032W); ancestral locus Anc_3.318), translating into MSDLSSTDTSSYIQYSTDNSNPSAAPVVGSSPSHNGDEGSFIPFAANHVVQPMTTQQPMVTQQPTISHRVLLSLSEAAKIIGTKGSKIAKIRTENNVKIGISEKIMGCSDRILSCAGTVFNVANALGDVVDDLNEPDEFDEQGNALPNNDYAKKYPFHFLNHILPPPSSDEIKDPKELANIGTLRLIIINSHLSSIIGKGGATIKGLIEKHGVKIVASKDFLPDSNERVLEIQGFPSAITNTLIEISDILINDVDLTFNTEKRYFPHLKRPAENPAGANAGSFDYENANQSTQAVVLIPESYVGVMVGRQGNRIANLRKFTRTKIIIEKNDFAESDMPHRVVDANGEPCRKFTIMGHIPKQVKLAESMLLKNLSTEIERRSLRNAEAQHETQQNMENSPDFEMDSDN; encoded by the coding sequence ATGAGTGACCTATCTTCGACTGATACTAGTTCGTATATACAGTATTCCACTGACAACAGTAACCCTTCCGCAGCTCCTGTTGTgggttcttctccatctcACAATGGGGACGAAGGGTCGTTTATTCCCTTCGCTGCTAACCATGTTGTCCAACCTATGACGACTCAACAACCTATGGTGACTCAACAACCTACGATTAGCCACAGAGTATTGCTGTCTTTGTCGGAGGCTGCCAAGATTATTGGGACTAAAGGTTCCAAGATTGCCAAGATCAGAACGGAAAACAACGTCAAAATCGGCATCTCTGAAAAGATAATGGGTTGTTCGGACAGAATTCTGTCCTGTGCAGGTACAGTTTTCAACGTTGCCAACGCCCTCGGCGACGTCGTGGATGACTTGAACGAGCCCgacgagttcgacgagCAGGGGAACGCTCTGCCCAACAACGACTACGCCAAGAAGTACCCGTTCCACTTCCTGAACCATATCTTGCCACCACCATCCTCAGATGAAATCAAGGACCCAAAGGAGCTAGCCAACATCGGCACTTTGCGGTTGATCATTATAAATTCACATCTCTCCTCGATCATCGGTAAGGGCGGTGCCACTATCAAGGGTCTCATCGAGAAGCACGGTGTCAAGATCGTCGCGTCAAAAGACTTCCTACCGGATTCAAACGAGAGAGTGCTTGAAATCCAGGGGTTCCCATCCGCGATCACCAACACTTTGATCGAAATCAGCGACATTTTGATCAACGACGTCGACCTGACTTTCAACACGGAAAAGAGATACTTCCCACACTTGAAGAGACCCGCAGAAAACCCCGCGGGGGCAAACGCGGGCTCCTTCGACTACGAGAATGCGAATCAGTCGACACAAGCGGTCGTCTTGATCCCAGAGAGTTACGTCGGTGTGATGGTAGGCCGCCAAGGTAACAGGATCGCCAACCTAAGAAAATTCACAAGAACCAAAATcattattgaaaagaacGACTTCGCAGAATCCGATATGCCCCACAGAGTCGTGGACGCCAACGGCGAACCCTGTAGGAAGTTCACCATTATGGGACACATCCCAAAACAGGTCAAACTCGCCGAATCCATGCTTCTCAAAAATTTGAGCACAGAAATAGAGAGACGCAGCCTCAGAAACGCCGAGGCACAACACGAAACTCAGCAGAACATGGAAAACTCGCCTGACTTCGAAATGGACTCTGATAACTGA